The Xanthomonas sp. CFBP 8443 genome has a window encoding:
- a CDS encoding N-acetylmuramoyl-L-alanine amidase has translation MTRLFPSSASHRTRWLAPLALVALLAACAHAPQRNPLAEWVPSPNQDLRRPILIVIHYTDQDSVQRSLDTLRSHNSKGKVSAHYLIGRDGKRYQLVSDERRAWHGGAGRWGTITDINSASIGIELDNDGKTPFAQAQIDSLLLLLEDLCTRLRIPRTQVVGHQDFAPTRKVDPGPLFPWKRLADAGFGRWPAADTPPAPPGFDPWQALALIGYPLDDRAATLRAFHHHYRGNDATALDAEDLRILYALTQPALARPQPQPAAAIESDAP, from the coding sequence ATGACCCGACTCTTTCCCTCTTCTGCATCGCACCGCACCCGCTGGCTGGCACCGCTCGCGCTCGTCGCCCTGCTCGCCGCCTGCGCGCACGCGCCGCAACGCAATCCGTTGGCCGAATGGGTGCCGTCGCCGAACCAGGACCTGCGCCGGCCGATCCTGATCGTGATCCACTACACCGATCAGGACTCGGTGCAGCGCAGCCTGGACACGCTGCGTTCGCACAACAGCAAGGGCAAGGTCAGCGCGCACTACCTGATCGGCCGCGACGGCAAGCGCTACCAGCTGGTCAGCGACGAACGCCGCGCCTGGCACGGCGGCGCCGGGCGCTGGGGCACGATCACCGATATCAATTCCGCGTCCATCGGCATCGAACTGGACAACGACGGCAAGACCCCGTTCGCGCAGGCGCAGATCGACAGCCTGCTGCTGTTGCTGGAGGACCTGTGCACGCGGCTGCGCATCCCGCGCACGCAGGTGGTCGGGCACCAGGACTTCGCGCCCACGCGCAAGGTCGATCCGGGTCCGCTGTTTCCATGGAAGCGCCTGGCCGACGCCGGTTTCGGCCGCTGGCCGGCGGCGGATACGCCACCGGCGCCGCCCGGCTTCGACCCATGGCAGGCATTGGCGTTGATCGGCTACCCGCTCGACGATCGCGCCGCCACGTTGCGCGCCTTCCACCACCATTACCGCGGCAACGACGCCACTGCGCTCGACGCCGAAGACCTGCGCATCCTCTACGCGCTGACCCAGCCGGCGCTGGCACGGCCGCAACCGCAACCGGCCGCGGCGATCGAATCGGACGCGCCCTAG
- a CDS encoding serine hydrolase domain-containing protein, with translation MRGWLLAACAMLPALASAAPDTVAAPPRAELDRLFEQALTRYRLPGLAVGVIENGEVVYARSAGELRAGSGERIDGQTLFKIASNSKAMTTALLARLVDAGKLRWDDPVISYLPEFRMYDPWVTRHIQVRDLLIHNSGLGLGAGDLMLWPEPNDFTRADIVAGLAHLKPTHSFRSHYAYDNLLYVVAGEAAARAGGKPYEQLLREQVFAPLGMRRCQVGAWERDAVGNVAQPHMRQGGANVVVRADPAQIADTPSMAAGGVRCSLDDMLAWMRAWLAPDSGTAAWLSPAQRQALWTLHTPMPITAQMREWDGSRLYGYGYGWRLSDVDGQWQVAHTGTLMGMYSSLVLLPDRRSGFVILSNGEGGEMRTTLGEALLKRFTRPQQRGLDVEHYATLLERTRAQADKAAPAAGETPARVPVASAASRDRQGVWRDPWFGEVVLCPQHGALRFQSRKSPLLRGRVMQVGARWLVDWDEASVDAEPWLDFVADADGTPRMRLAHVDPAADFSYDYADLDFVRVGPCPDALGGTPVPTLQP, from the coding sequence TTGCGCGGATGGCTGCTCGCCGCCTGCGCGATGCTGCCGGCACTCGCCTCGGCGGCGCCGGACACCGTCGCCGCGCCGCCGCGCGCCGAGCTCGACCGCCTGTTCGAGCAGGCGCTGACCCGCTACCGGTTGCCGGGGCTGGCGGTCGGCGTGATCGAGAACGGCGAGGTGGTGTATGCGCGCAGCGCCGGCGAGCTGCGCGCCGGCAGCGGCGAGCGCATCGATGGCCAAACGCTGTTCAAGATCGCCTCCAACAGCAAGGCCATGACCACCGCGCTATTGGCGCGGCTGGTCGATGCCGGCAAGCTGCGCTGGGACGATCCGGTGATCAGCTACCTGCCGGAGTTCCGCATGTACGACCCGTGGGTCACGCGCCACATCCAGGTGCGCGACCTGCTGATCCACAACAGCGGCCTGGGCCTGGGCGCCGGCGATCTGATGCTGTGGCCGGAACCCAACGATTTCACGCGTGCCGACATCGTCGCCGGGCTCGCCCATCTCAAGCCGACCCACAGCTTCCGTTCGCACTACGCCTACGACAACCTGCTGTACGTGGTCGCCGGCGAGGCGGCCGCGCGCGCCGGCGGCAAGCCCTACGAGCAGTTGCTGCGCGAGCAGGTGTTCGCGCCGCTGGGTATGCGTCGCTGCCAGGTCGGCGCCTGGGAGCGCGATGCGGTCGGCAACGTCGCCCAGCCGCATATGCGCCAGGGCGGGGCCAACGTCGTGGTGCGCGCGGACCCGGCACAGATTGCGGATACGCCATCGATGGCGGCCGGCGGCGTGCGCTGCAGCCTGGACGACATGCTGGCCTGGATGCGCGCCTGGCTGGCGCCCGACAGCGGCACCGCGGCGTGGCTGTCGCCGGCGCAGCGCCAGGCGCTGTGGACGCTGCACACGCCGATGCCGATCACCGCGCAGATGCGCGAGTGGGACGGCTCGCGCCTGTACGGCTATGGCTACGGCTGGCGCCTCTCCGACGTGGACGGGCAGTGGCAGGTCGCGCATACCGGCACCTTGATGGGCATGTATTCGTCGCTGGTGCTTCTGCCGGACCGGCGCAGCGGCTTCGTCATCCTCAGCAACGGCGAGGGCGGCGAGATGCGCACCACCCTGGGCGAGGCGCTGCTCAAGCGCTTCACCCGTCCGCAGCAGCGCGGGCTGGACGTCGAACACTACGCGACGCTGCTCGAGCGCACGCGTGCGCAGGCCGACAAGGCGGCGCCTGCCGCGGGCGAGACGCCTGCGCGCGTGCCGGTAGCCAGTGCAGCATCGCGCGATCGGCAAGGCGTGTGGCGCGATCCGTGGTTCGGCGAGGTCGTGCTGTGCCCGCAGCACGGCGCGCTGCGCTTCCAGTCGCGCAAGTCGCCGCTGCTGCGCGGCCGGGTCATGCAGGTCGGCGCGCGCTGGCTGGTGGACTGGGACGAGGCCAGCGTCGATGCCGAGCCGTGGCTGGACTTCGTCGCCGATGCCGACGGCACGCCGCGGATGCGTCTGGCGCATGTCGATCCGGCCGCGGATTTCAGCTACGACTATGCCGATCTGGACTTCGTGCGGGTGGGGCCGTGCCCTGATGCCTTGGGAGGGACTCCAGTCCCGACGCTTCAGCCATAA